The following are from one region of the Sandaracinus amylolyticus genome:
- a CDS encoding phosphoadenylyl-sulfate reductase, whose protein sequence is MREALRLVPAPSPEGGTALDLDAINARFEGASAEDVIAWGLETFGESMIMSSSFGAESALMLHLVTRVAPRIPVVFLDTGYLFPETYQFAEELAQRLDLNLKVYSPKMTAARMEAVYGRLWDGTEEEIARYGRITKVEPMDRALAELGGRAWVAGLRRSQTEFRSSLRHVELQDGTYKLHPILTWSRDDVKRYIVEHDLPYHPLFHYGYRSIGDVHSTSPTTLDQDERDGRYLGSKKECGIHLPRTPEADASLKSSGL, encoded by the coding sequence ATGCGCGAAGCGCTTCGACTGGTCCCCGCGCCTTCACCCGAAGGCGGCACAGCGCTGGACCTGGATGCGATCAACGCACGGTTCGAGGGCGCGTCCGCCGAGGACGTGATCGCGTGGGGGCTCGAGACCTTCGGCGAGTCGATGATCATGAGCTCGAGCTTCGGCGCGGAGAGCGCGCTGATGCTGCACCTCGTGACGCGCGTCGCGCCGCGCATCCCGGTCGTGTTCCTCGACACGGGCTACCTCTTCCCCGAGACCTATCAGTTCGCCGAAGAGCTCGCCCAGCGACTCGATCTGAACCTGAAGGTCTACTCGCCGAAGATGACCGCCGCGCGCATGGAGGCGGTCTACGGGCGGCTCTGGGACGGGACCGAGGAGGAGATCGCGCGCTACGGCCGCATCACCAAGGTCGAGCCGATGGACCGCGCGCTCGCGGAGCTCGGTGGGCGCGCCTGGGTCGCGGGCCTTCGTCGATCGCAGACCGAGTTCCGATCGAGCCTGCGCCACGTCGAGCTGCAGGACGGCACGTACAAGCTCCATCCGATCCTCACGTGGTCGCGCGACGACGTGAAGCGCTACATCGTCGAGCACGATCTGCCGTACCACCCGCTCTTCCATTACGGGTACCGATCGATCGGCGACGTGCACTCGACGTCGCCCACGACGCTCGATCAGGACGAGCGCGACGGACGTTATCTCGGCAGCAAGAAGGAGTGCGGCATCCACCTGCCGCGCACGCCCGAGGCCGACGCATCGCTGAAGAGCTCGGGGCTCTGA
- a CDS encoding type IV pilus twitching motility protein PilT, with product MDESVLQGLLKKGVQYKASDVLLKVGQPPAFRVSGVLHYLQGDKLQPQHTRELAEVVLKRSRFKGTVDDLQQYDTSYSIPGVGRYRVNVYRQRGSLALALRSIPLKIPTFEELRLPGILPQLAELERGMILVCGAAGNGKSSTLASMIGHLNATQRVHIVTIEDPIEFIHADNLASVSQREIGIDTPDFATALRAALRQDPDVILVGEIRDEETMDIALKASETGHLVLSTLHTPDVARTVGRVLSLAQSSDPQETRERFADNVKAILAQRLLPAADGRGMVLALELLVVTGTARETIRKPEGNPPLKDIMERGAHPYGMQTFEMHVREHVKSGLVTVETARAALG from the coding sequence ATGGACGAATCGGTCCTCCAGGGGCTGCTGAAGAAGGGCGTGCAGTACAAGGCGAGCGACGTGCTGCTCAAGGTCGGGCAGCCGCCCGCCTTCCGCGTCAGCGGCGTCCTCCACTACCTGCAGGGCGACAAGCTCCAGCCGCAGCACACGCGCGAGCTCGCCGAGGTCGTGCTGAAGCGCTCGCGCTTCAAGGGCACCGTCGACGATCTGCAGCAGTACGACACGTCCTATTCGATCCCCGGCGTCGGTCGTTATCGCGTCAACGTCTATCGCCAGCGCGGATCGCTCGCGCTCGCGCTGCGCTCGATCCCGCTGAAGATCCCGACGTTCGAGGAGCTCCGCCTGCCCGGGATCCTCCCGCAGCTCGCGGAGCTCGAGCGCGGGATGATCCTCGTGTGCGGCGCGGCGGGGAACGGGAAGTCGAGCACGCTCGCGTCGATGATCGGGCACCTCAACGCGACGCAGCGGGTGCACATCGTCACGATCGAGGACCCGATCGAGTTCATCCACGCCGACAACCTCGCGTCGGTGTCGCAGCGCGAGATCGGCATCGACACGCCGGACTTCGCGACCGCGCTGCGCGCTGCGCTGCGCCAGGATCCCGACGTGATCCTCGTCGGCGAGATCCGCGACGAGGAGACGATGGACATCGCGCTCAAGGCGAGCGAGACGGGCCACCTCGTGCTCTCGACGCTGCACACGCCGGACGTCGCGCGCACCGTGGGCCGCGTGCTCTCGCTCGCGCAGAGCTCGGATCCCCAGGAGACGCGCGAGCGCTTCGCCGACAACGTGAAGGCCATTCTCGCGCAGCGACTGCTCCCCGCAGCCGACGGGCGCGGCATGGTGCTCGCGCTCGAGCTGCTCGTCGTGACCGGCACCGCGCGCGAGACGATCCGCAAGCCCGAGGGGAACCCGCCGCTGAAGGACATCATGGAGCGCGGCGCGCATCCCTACGGGATGCAGACGTTCGAGATGCACGTGCGCGAGCACGTGAAGAGCGGGCTGGTCACGGTCGAGACGGCGCGCGCCGCGCTCGGATGA
- the astB gene encoding N-succinylarginine dihydrolase, which produces MTAKATEANFDGLVGPTHNYAGLSYGNVASTSNLGGTSSPRTAALQGLAKMKALADLGIPQGILPPQERPDVHALRRLGLSGATDAQVIERAATDAPMLLALCCSASSMWTANAATIAPSADTPDTRVHLTPANLLDRPHRAIEPAQTTRTLRAIFADGSRFVVHEPLEMGQAFGDEGAANHTRLVSGDHALHLFVYGRRGIGGDPSAPKKFPARQTLEASQAIARLHGLDDTRALFVQQSPDVIDQGVFHNDVIAVGHQQMLFFHELAFRDRDEVLRAIAARIPGFEPVEVRASEVSVEDAVKSYLFNSQILTPPGGGRILVAPEECREVAPVAKLLDRLVEQGVFREVKVFDLRQSMRNGGGPACLRLRVVLEPEEIAAVRPTCWMNDRTYEVLVAWVTKHYRDRLEARELADPSLLDESRRALDELTGILALGSIYPFQR; this is translated from the coding sequence ATGACGGCCAAGGCGACCGAGGCGAACTTCGACGGGCTCGTGGGCCCCACTCACAACTACGCGGGCCTGTCGTACGGCAACGTCGCGTCGACCTCGAACCTCGGCGGCACGAGCTCGCCTCGCACCGCCGCGCTGCAGGGCCTCGCGAAGATGAAGGCGCTCGCGGACCTCGGGATCCCGCAGGGCATCCTTCCGCCGCAGGAGCGTCCCGACGTGCACGCGCTGCGTCGCCTCGGGCTCTCGGGCGCGACCGATGCGCAGGTGATCGAGCGCGCCGCGACGGACGCGCCGATGTTGCTCGCGCTCTGCTGCTCCGCGTCGTCGATGTGGACCGCGAACGCCGCGACGATCGCGCCGAGCGCCGACACCCCCGACACGCGCGTGCACCTCACGCCCGCGAACCTGCTCGATCGCCCGCACCGCGCGATCGAGCCCGCACAGACCACGCGCACGCTGCGCGCGATCTTCGCGGACGGATCGCGCTTCGTCGTGCACGAGCCGCTCGAGATGGGCCAGGCGTTCGGCGACGAGGGCGCGGCGAACCACACGCGCCTGGTGTCGGGCGATCACGCGCTGCATCTCTTCGTGTACGGCCGTCGCGGCATCGGTGGTGATCCGAGCGCGCCCAAGAAGTTCCCGGCGCGACAGACGCTCGAGGCATCACAGGCGATCGCGCGCCTCCATGGGCTCGACGACACACGCGCGCTCTTCGTGCAGCAGAGCCCCGACGTGATCGATCAGGGCGTGTTCCACAACGACGTGATCGCGGTCGGCCACCAGCAGATGCTCTTCTTCCACGAGCTCGCGTTCCGCGATCGCGACGAGGTGCTCCGTGCGATCGCCGCGCGCATCCCGGGGTTCGAGCCGGTGGAGGTGCGCGCGTCCGAGGTGAGCGTCGAGGACGCGGTGAAGAGCTACCTCTTCAACTCGCAGATCCTCACGCCGCCGGGCGGCGGTCGCATCCTCGTCGCGCCCGAGGAGTGCCGCGAGGTCGCGCCCGTCGCGAAGCTGCTCGATCGCCTCGTGGAGCAGGGCGTCTTCCGCGAGGTGAAGGTGTTCGATCTGCGCCAGAGCATGCGCAACGGCGGCGGCCCCGCGTGCCTGCGCCTGCGCGTCGTGCTCGAGCCCGAAGAGATCGCCGCAGTGCGCCCGACGTGCTGGATGAACGACCGCACGTACGAAGTGCTCGTCGCGTGGGTGACCAAGCACTACCGCGATCGTCTCGAGGCGCGCGAGCTCGCGGACCCGTCGTTGCTCGACGAGTCGCGCCGCGCGCTCGACGAGCTGACTGGCATCCTGGCGCTCGGATCGATCTATCCGTTCCAAAGATAG
- the thrC gene encoding threonine synthase — protein sequence MGYEARFRCVAGCAGTYPLDQVIYRCPTCGELLEVAHDIEALRDRSAAAWMRLFDERWMSTRWPYGSGVWGKKEWVAPGVRDECVVSMAEGGSNLFWAERYGSSLGVGDLWLKLCGNSHTGSFKDLGMTVLVSVVRQMITDGKPIRAIACASTGDTSAALAAYCAAAGIRAVVLLPKGKISTAQLVQPLANGALVLALDTDFDGCMALVQKLADEPGVYLANSMNSLRLEGQKTVALEMVQQFDWQVPDWVIIPGGNLGNVSALGAGFEMMMTLGLITKRPRICVAQAQAANPLYRAYKQGWEKFEAMTAEPTEASAIRIGNPVSVRRAIRTLKAFDGVVEQASEEELSEAAAAADRTGTYACPHTGVALAALEKLVARREIKKGDRAVVISTANGLKFTDFKVRYHEGRIPGTSGRGRNVPVELPPDYEAVKRAVLSDLDRSR from the coding sequence ATGGGTTACGAAGCGCGGTTCCGCTGTGTCGCTGGTTGCGCGGGCACCTATCCGCTCGACCAGGTCATCTATCGCTGCCCCACCTGCGGCGAGCTGCTCGAGGTCGCACACGACATCGAGGCGCTGCGCGATCGCAGCGCGGCCGCGTGGATGCGGCTCTTCGACGAGCGCTGGATGAGCACGCGCTGGCCCTACGGCAGCGGCGTCTGGGGCAAGAAGGAGTGGGTCGCGCCCGGCGTGCGCGACGAGTGCGTCGTCTCGATGGCCGAGGGCGGCAGCAATCTCTTCTGGGCCGAGCGCTACGGCAGCTCGCTGGGCGTCGGCGATCTGTGGCTGAAGCTCTGCGGCAACAGCCACACCGGGTCGTTCAAGGACCTCGGCATGACGGTGCTCGTCAGCGTCGTGCGCCAGATGATCACCGATGGAAAGCCGATCCGCGCGATCGCGTGCGCGTCGACCGGCGACACATCGGCTGCGCTCGCCGCGTACTGCGCGGCCGCGGGGATCCGCGCGGTGGTGCTGCTGCCGAAGGGGAAGATCTCGACCGCGCAGCTGGTGCAGCCGCTCGCGAACGGCGCGCTCGTGCTCGCGCTCGACACCGACTTCGACGGGTGCATGGCGCTGGTGCAGAAGCTCGCCGACGAGCCCGGCGTGTACCTCGCGAACTCGATGAATTCGCTGCGGCTCGAGGGCCAGAAGACGGTCGCGCTCGAGATGGTGCAGCAGTTCGACTGGCAGGTGCCGGACTGGGTGATCATCCCCGGCGGCAACCTCGGCAACGTGTCGGCGCTCGGCGCGGGGTTCGAGATGATGATGACCCTCGGGCTCATCACGAAGCGGCCGCGCATCTGCGTCGCGCAGGCGCAGGCGGCGAACCCGCTCTACCGCGCGTACAAGCAGGGCTGGGAGAAGTTCGAGGCGATGACCGCGGAGCCCACCGAGGCGAGCGCGATCCGCATCGGCAACCCGGTCTCGGTGCGTCGCGCGATCCGCACGCTCAAGGCGTTCGACGGAGTGGTCGAGCAGGCGAGCGAGGAAGAGCTCTCCGAGGCGGCCGCGGCCGCCGATCGCACCGGCACCTACGCGTGCCCGCACACCGGCGTCGCGCTCGCCGCGCTCGAGAAGCTCGTCGCGCGCCGCGAGATCAAGAAGGGCGATCGCGCGGTCGTGATCTCCACCGCGAACGGCCTGAAGTTCACCGACTTCAAGGTGCGCTACCACGAGGGCCGGATCCCCGGCACGAGCGGTCGCGGTCGCAACGTGCCGGTCGAGCTCCCGCCCGACTACGAGGCGGTGAAGCGGGCGGTGCTGAGCGATCTCGATCGCTCGCGGTGA
- a CDS encoding FAD-dependent oxidoreductase yields the protein MPFARYARWLHTRWPAGGVERLPIVGEDGATDVPGLRIAGDLTGVPLLKLAIDSAVRAVRAFSRELDRDPDRDRAQLDLAIVGGGVAGIAAAIEARARGLRAEVIEASRAFDTVHELPARKPIFRYPTELVPEGAMQVSTDVREALIDELEAQRVAHEIEPRAGRATHVERDGDLLAVHLEEGAPVHARRVLIAIGRTGDPRRLDLPGEDLEHVHHRLYDPADHRGERVLVVGGGDSACETAIALAREGAKVTLVHRGADLARAKHENAESVRTERAIDLRLGKRVRAIEPTRVELDDGTTLEVDRVFAMIGREAPLDFLRRSRVRIAREWSGRAITSMIAFLAFCTFVYTWKSGGALTRAFESRGWFPFGIREALAPAAGSVLHTITISLEEPGFWYSTAYSAAVLGFGIARIRRRRTPYVTKQTITLTLVQLIPLFVLPYFVLPLLGRTGVFDAGAIGAIADGLFPRVEYGHGREYWRAFGLVLAWPLFIWNVFTERPMWLWLGISLVQTFVIIPLIVRRWGKGAYCGWICSCGALAETLGDAHREKMPHGPFWNRLNMLGQVVLGAAFVLLFFRVVSWIQPRAWPGYLFGRWFRAGLSNLSILGIPLDYYHVVDILFAGILGVGLYFWMSGRTWCRFACPLAALMHVYQRAFGLFRIFADKKKCISCNRCTSACHQGIDVMAFAQRGAPMEDPQCVRCSACVQTCPTGVLTFGRYDGAKDIVLDRTLASPVHMREDGKRGLAVVR from the coding sequence ATGCCCTTCGCGCGCTACGCACGGTGGCTCCACACGCGCTGGCCCGCGGGCGGCGTGGAGCGTCTTCCGATCGTCGGGGAGGACGGCGCCACCGACGTGCCCGGGCTCCGCATCGCCGGCGATCTCACGGGCGTGCCGCTCCTGAAGCTGGCGATCGACTCTGCGGTGCGCGCCGTCCGCGCATTCTCGCGTGAGCTCGATCGGGATCCCGACCGCGATCGCGCCCAGCTCGATCTCGCGATCGTCGGTGGTGGTGTCGCGGGGATCGCCGCGGCGATCGAGGCACGCGCGCGCGGGCTGCGCGCCGAGGTGATCGAGGCCTCGCGCGCGTTCGACACCGTGCACGAGCTCCCGGCGCGGAAGCCGATCTTCAGGTATCCGACCGAGCTCGTGCCCGAGGGCGCGATGCAGGTCTCGACCGACGTGCGCGAGGCGCTGATCGACGAGCTCGAGGCGCAGCGGGTCGCGCACGAGATCGAGCCGCGCGCCGGTCGCGCGACCCACGTCGAGCGCGACGGCGATCTGCTCGCGGTGCACCTCGAAGAGGGCGCGCCGGTGCACGCGCGTCGGGTGCTGATCGCGATCGGACGCACCGGCGATCCGCGCCGCCTCGACCTACCCGGCGAGGATCTCGAGCACGTCCACCATCGCCTCTACGACCCCGCCGATCATCGCGGCGAGCGCGTGCTCGTCGTGGGCGGAGGAGACTCCGCGTGCGAGACCGCGATCGCGCTTGCGCGCGAGGGCGCGAAGGTGACGCTCGTGCATCGCGGCGCCGATCTCGCGCGCGCCAAGCACGAGAACGCCGAGTCGGTGCGCACCGAGCGCGCCATCGACCTTCGCCTCGGCAAGCGGGTGCGTGCGATCGAGCCCACGCGCGTCGAGCTCGACGACGGCACCACGCTCGAGGTCGATCGTGTGTTCGCGATGATCGGGCGCGAGGCCCCGCTCGACTTCCTGCGTCGCTCCCGCGTGCGCATCGCGCGCGAGTGGAGCGGGCGCGCGATCACCTCGATGATCGCGTTCCTCGCGTTCTGCACGTTCGTCTACACGTGGAAGTCCGGGGGCGCGCTCACGCGTGCGTTCGAGTCGCGCGGCTGGTTCCCGTTCGGAATTCGCGAAGCGCTCGCGCCCGCGGCGGGATCGGTGCTGCACACGATCACGATCTCGCTCGAGGAGCCCGGCTTCTGGTACTCGACCGCGTACAGCGCGGCCGTGCTCGGCTTCGGCATCGCGCGCATCCGGCGACGACGCACGCCGTACGTGACGAAGCAGACGATCACGCTGACGCTCGTGCAGCTGATCCCGCTCTTCGTGCTGCCCTACTTCGTGCTGCCGCTGCTCGGTCGCACCGGCGTGTTCGATGCGGGCGCGATCGGCGCGATCGCCGACGGGCTCTTCCCGCGCGTCGAGTACGGACACGGCCGCGAGTACTGGCGCGCGTTCGGGCTCGTGCTCGCGTGGCCGCTCTTCATCTGGAACGTGTTCACCGAGCGGCCCATGTGGCTCTGGCTCGGCATCTCGTTGGTCCAGACGTTCGTGATCATCCCGCTGATCGTGCGGCGCTGGGGGAAGGGTGCGTACTGCGGGTGGATCTGCTCGTGCGGCGCGCTCGCGGAGACACTCGGCGACGCGCATCGCGAGAAGATGCCGCACGGTCCGTTCTGGAACCGTCTGAACATGCTCGGGCAGGTCGTGCTCGGCGCGGCGTTCGTCCTGCTCTTCTTCCGCGTGGTGAGCTGGATCCAGCCGCGCGCGTGGCCCGGGTATCTGTTCGGCCGATGGTTCCGCGCCGGGCTCTCGAACCTGTCGATCCTGGGGATCCCGCTCGACTACTACCACGTGGTCGACATCCTCTTCGCCGGCATCCTCGGCGTCGGCCTCTACTTCTGGATGAGCGGTCGCACCTGGTGCCGCTTCGCGTGCCCGCTCGCCGCGCTCATGCACGTCTACCAGCGCGCGTTCGGCCTCTTCCGCATCTTCGCCGACAAGAAGAAGTGCATCTCGTGCAACCGCTGCACGAGCGCGTGCCACCAGGGCATCGACGTGATGGCGTTCGCGCAGCGCGGCGCGCCGATGGAGGATCCGCAGTGCGTGCGCTGCTCCGCGTGCGTGCAGACGTGCCCGACCGGCGTGCTCACGTTCGGCCGCTACGACGGCGCGAAGGACATCGTGCTCGACCGAACGCTCGCGTCCCCGGTGCACATGCGCGAAGACGGCAAGCGCGGCCTCGCGGTCGTGCGCTGA
- a CDS encoding glycosyltransferase, which translates to MEPRISVLLPYRDVAETIDEALSSVLAEREVPIEVIAIDDASRDASAAKVAAFRDPRVVMVRGEGAGIVRALQLGITHARAPFLARMDGDDVSLPGRFAAQLDALERDARLAVIGGRVDAFPDHVVQDGMRRYVAWMNALVSPEEHARDLFVEAPLCHPSVTIRRDALEQVGGYRDTEWAEDYDLWMRLDAAGWSFAKIDRDVLRWREREGRLTFSDPRYSHERHRALKARFLAPKLARLARGRALTCWGAGPTGRRFARALEQEGARFSRFVDIDPRKIGRIARGAPIVGPDVIDRARELIVVSVGAAGARALIRAELTSRGWIEGDEFVCAA; encoded by the coding sequence ATGGAGCCGCGGATCTCGGTGCTGCTGCCGTACCGCGACGTCGCGGAGACGATCGACGAGGCGCTCTCGAGCGTGCTCGCCGAGCGCGAGGTGCCGATCGAGGTGATCGCGATCGACGATGCGTCGCGCGATGCGAGCGCGGCGAAGGTCGCAGCGTTTCGTGATCCGCGCGTCGTGATGGTGCGCGGCGAGGGCGCGGGGATCGTGCGCGCGCTGCAGCTCGGGATCACGCATGCGCGCGCGCCGTTCCTCGCGCGGATGGATGGTGACGATGTGTCGCTGCCCGGGCGCTTCGCGGCGCAGCTCGATGCGCTCGAGCGCGATGCGCGCCTCGCGGTGATCGGCGGGCGCGTCGACGCGTTCCCCGATCACGTCGTGCAGGACGGAATGCGGCGCTACGTCGCGTGGATGAACGCGCTCGTCTCGCCCGAGGAGCACGCGCGCGATCTCTTCGTCGAGGCGCCGCTCTGCCATCCCTCGGTGACGATCCGGCGCGATGCGCTCGAGCAGGTCGGCGGGTATCGCGACACCGAGTGGGCCGAGGACTACGACCTCTGGATGCGCCTCGATGCCGCCGGTTGGTCGTTCGCGAAGATCGATCGCGACGTGCTGCGCTGGAGAGAACGTGAGGGTCGCCTCACGTTCTCCGATCCGCGTTATTCGCACGAGCGACATCGCGCGCTGAAGGCGCGTTTCCTCGCGCCGAAGCTCGCACGGCTCGCGCGCGGTCGTGCGCTGACGTGCTGGGGCGCGGGACCGACCGGACGCCGATTCGCACGCGCGCTGGAGCAGGAAGGCGCGCGTTTCTCGCGCTTCGTCGACATCGATCCGCGCAAGATCGGGCGCATCGCGCGCGGAGCGCCGATCGTCGGTCCCGACGTGATCGATCGGGCGCGCGAGCTGATCGTCGTGTCGGTCGGGGCCGCCGGCGCGAGGGCGCTGATCCGGGCCGAATTGACGTCTCGCGGATGGATCGAAGGCGACGAGTTCGTCTGCGCGGCGTGA
- a CDS encoding penicillin-binding transpeptidase domain-containing protein, whose amino-acid sequence MVRSRIARLLVAIAMIGATGSIHVSPTHADDPIEATPRRAARASAPERTTAPATRPPRALRALDPRVHRAVDGTLVSDLPDGSTAILTLDPGLQGEMEGLFARYEVPWGALVAIEPATGRVLAYVSHSSAEADAEDLVLAPSAPAASVFKVITGAALIDAGVGPATRVCYHGGGSRLVREHLEDDPRRDTLCATLEEAMGGSINAVFAKLSDRHLEPATMERYASAFGFGEALPFDVPTTASPIDVPEERLERARAAAGFWHSRLSPLHGALIAATIANDGAMPRARIVESLIDGEGHVAYEQRPAVHRQVVGRLTARALNRMMQRTVSHGTARRAFHDERGNAFLPGIRVAGKTGTLSAERPYRGYTWFVGFAPADRPQIAVAALVVNRPEWRIKASFVAREALRHWLITRPRQQRAARAAE is encoded by the coding sequence ATGGTGAGGTCCCGGATCGCGCGGCTGCTCGTGGCGATCGCGATGATCGGCGCGACGGGATCGATCCACGTCTCGCCGACCCACGCGGACGATCCGATCGAGGCCACACCACGCCGTGCCGCGCGTGCTTCGGCTCCCGAGCGCACGACCGCGCCGGCCACGCGCCCACCACGCGCGCTGCGTGCGCTCGATCCGCGCGTCCATCGCGCGGTCGACGGAACCTTGGTGAGCGATCTGCCCGATGGATCGACCGCGATCCTCACGCTCGATCCGGGGCTGCAGGGCGAGATGGAGGGGCTCTTCGCGCGCTACGAGGTGCCCTGGGGCGCGCTGGTCGCGATCGAGCCCGCGACCGGGCGCGTGCTCGCGTACGTGAGCCACTCGAGCGCGGAGGCCGACGCCGAGGATCTCGTGCTCGCGCCGAGCGCTCCGGCGGCGTCTGTGTTCAAGGTGATCACCGGCGCTGCGCTGATCGATGCGGGCGTCGGGCCCGCGACCCGCGTCTGTTATCACGGCGGCGGCAGCCGTCTCGTGCGCGAGCACCTCGAGGACGATCCGCGGCGCGACACGCTCTGCGCGACGCTCGAGGAGGCGATGGGCGGCTCGATCAACGCGGTGTTCGCGAAGCTCTCGGATCGCCACCTCGAGCCCGCGACGATGGAGCGCTACGCGTCGGCGTTCGGCTTCGGCGAGGCGCTGCCCTTCGACGTGCCGACCACGGCGAGCCCGATCGACGTGCCCGAGGAGCGGCTCGAGCGCGCGCGCGCCGCGGCGGGGTTCTGGCACTCGCGCCTGTCGCCGCTGCACGGCGCGCTGATCGCGGCGACCATCGCGAACGACGGAGCGATGCCGCGCGCGCGCATCGTGGAGTCGCTGATCGACGGGGAAGGGCACGTCGCGTACGAGCAGCGACCCGCGGTGCATCGCCAGGTCGTGGGTCGTCTCACCGCGCGCGCGCTGAACCGCATGATGCAGCGCACGGTCTCGCACGGGACCGCGCGGCGCGCGTTCCACGACGAGCGCGGCAACGCGTTCCTCCCGGGGATCCGCGTGGCGGGGAAGACCGGCACGCTCAGCGCGGAGCGGCCATACCGCGGCTACACGTGGTTCGTGGGCTTCGCGCCCGCGGATCGGCCGCAGATCGCGGTCGCGGCGCTGGTCGTGAACAGGCCCGAGTGGCGCATCAAGGCGAGCTTCGTCGCGCGTGAGGCGCTCCGGCACTGGCTGATCACGAGGCCGCGCCAGCAGCGCGCCGCGCGCGCGGCGGAGTGA
- a CDS encoding SPOR domain-containing protein, whose translation MRDLDRVRERDEGEGAGRRIALLGLAGITTVGVVLSLCLQVGTGTADDAAADSDPLARLDRASGLAPAEPCLDDDGAQAERDEDEVDPVALTFPTTLQGDDRPEVSAALAAAAAELRHPDPLPGAGVPTIAAPIVPVTAAELAERLPAALPAAIAAGSGGSLARAAAVDPMLQGALPEARVGEAAPEGRDGEYTVQVISYDSPEGAQAFAAGLRARGHRAFVLRAEVEGRGVVYRVRIGPFETNAEAQTYRRQFEETERMNTIVVRRREE comes from the coding sequence ATGCGAGATCTCGATCGGGTGCGGGAGCGCGACGAGGGCGAAGGCGCCGGGCGGCGCATCGCGCTCCTCGGGCTCGCGGGGATCACCACGGTCGGCGTGGTGCTCTCGCTCTGCCTGCAGGTCGGCACCGGCACCGCGGACGACGCGGCCGCCGACTCCGATCCCCTCGCGCGTCTCGATCGTGCGTCGGGCCTCGCGCCCGCCGAGCCGTGCCTCGACGACGACGGCGCGCAGGCCGAGCGCGACGAGGACGAGGTCGATCCCGTCGCGCTGACCTTCCCCACGACGCTCCAGGGCGACGATCGCCCCGAGGTCTCGGCTGCGCTCGCGGCCGCGGCGGCGGAGCTCCGCCACCCCGATCCGCTGCCCGGCGCCGGCGTGCCGACGATCGCGGCGCCGATCGTTCCGGTGACCGCGGCCGAGCTCGCGGAGCGCCTGCCCGCCGCGCTGCCCGCGGCGATCGCGGCCGGGAGCGGTGGCTCGCTCGCGCGCGCCGCGGCGGTCGATCCGATGCTGCAGGGCGCCCTCCCCGAGGCGCGCGTCGGCGAGGCCGCGCCCGAGGGCCGCGACGGCGAGTACACGGTGCAGGTCATCTCGTACGACAGCCCCGAGGGCGCGCAGGCGTTCGCGGCGGGCCTGCGCGCGCGCGGTCACCGCGCGTTCGTGCTGCGCGCCGAGGTCGAGGGCCGCGGCGTCGTGTACCGCGTGCGCATCGGTCCCTTCGAGACGAACGCGGAAGCCCAGACCTACCGCCGCCAGTTCGAGGAGACCGAGCGGATGAACACGATCGTCGTCCGCCGCCGCGAAGAGTGA
- a CDS encoding GGDEF domain-containing protein, with product MEDERTTNPNKTVVTVISHPSKKAGGSREACLVIIYGEDLGRRVPLGEEPCVIGRSSKCDVQVDQESVSRNHARISRLGDGYTIRDLGSTNGTYVNDELVDEIVLRDGDQLKIGRTIFKFIVGGNMEAQYHEEIYRLMTIDGLTELHNKRFFTESLEKEISRAKRYERSFSLVLFDIDHFKKINDTYGHLAGDAVLRQLGALVRGRVRRDDVPARTGGEEFAVILPEVGQEGAALLADKLRRAVQDSTFRFEGTIIPVTISLGVAEWTEGVVDPADLVKQADEKLYEAKRGGRNQVRS from the coding sequence ATGGAGGACGAGCGGACGACCAATCCGAACAAGACGGTCGTCACGGTCATCTCACACCCGTCGAAGAAGGCGGGCGGGTCCCGCGAGGCCTGCCTCGTCATCATCTACGGCGAAGATCTCGGTCGGCGTGTGCCGCTCGGCGAAGAGCCGTGCGTGATCGGCCGCTCGAGCAAGTGCGACGTGCAGGTCGATCAGGAGAGTGTGTCGCGCAACCACGCGCGCATCTCGCGCCTCGGCGACGGCTACACGATCCGCGACCTCGGCTCGACGAACGGCACCTACGTCAACGACGAGCTCGTCGACGAGATCGTGCTGCGCGACGGCGACCAGCTGAAGATCGGGCGCACGATCTTCAAGTTCATCGTCGGCGGGAACATGGAAGCGCAGTACCACGAGGAGATCTATCGGTTGATGACCATCGACGGTCTCACCGAGCTCCACAACAAGCGCTTCTTCACCGAGTCGCTCGAGAAGGAGATCTCCCGCGCGAAGCGCTACGAGCGCAGCTTCTCGCTGGTGCTCTTCGACATCGATCACTTCAAGAAGATCAACGACACCTACGGGCACCTCGCGGGCGACGCGGTGCTGCGTCAGCTCGGTGCGCTGGTCCGCGGGCGCGTGCGGCGCGACGACGTCCCGGCGCGCACCGGCGGCGAGGAGTTCGCGGTGATCCTGCCCGAGGTCGGTCAGGAGGGCGCGGCGCTGCTCGCCGACAAGCTGCGCCGCGCGGTGCAGGACAGCACGTTCCGCTTCGAGGGCACGATCATCCCGGTGACGATCAGCCTCGGCGTCGCCGAGTGGACCGAGGGCGTGGTCGACCCCGCGGACCTCGTGAAGCAGGCCGACGAGAAGCTCTACGAAGCGAAGCGCGGCGGCCGCAATCAGGTCCGCAGCTGA